The nucleotide window taaataatattttataaatcatattaaaaaattaaatatatatatcggtCTAGTCCGGTTCAAACTGATTTTCAAAATAGGAAAATCGGTACCAGACTTGTTTAGAACCGGTTTCATTTCTTTAGAGTTGTTTATGAATCGAACGGAACGGAACACACCCATTCGATCCTGTTCAATCGGTTTATCGATTTATCGATTTTTTTTACACCTAGTTGGTAATGTATTTTGGTAATAGGAATGGAAGAGATTGTTTATGGGTCGATTCCATTACTTCCTTGACAATCTTGTTGAATAATTTCTGTAAATTCAAGTTAAACAATGGTGTGCAATCCTAAAAAGAATGGCCATTTGTTTTGATTCGGAAGATGTCCAATTTACATCTTAGTTTCATTACTAGAAAAAAGAGCAACAGGCATGATTTAGAAGTAGGATGAAAAATTGGACTGACATATGgggtttgtattttttaatcctTATTTCTGCTGTGACATATGAGATCTATTCATGCAGTGCATTTgcatattttcatacaaattttcACTTGTAAGATGTCTCTctgggtttttttcttttttttttttttttttttaaaaaagcataCTTTCATTCATAAAAACAAGTTACAAATGAACTTGGTCTAACCAAACAGATTGAGCAATACAATAAGGAACTGAACCCATCCAAAGCTCAGCATCTTCAATCTGTCATGCATTCCTAGCCAACTGGTGAGCTACTCTATTTTTTCCAGCCTCAACACATGCTGAACTTGAGGCTCAACAAATGAACCCACCCACTTCATTTTCAACCTTGCTAACAGCCATCAACACATTACCATTCTCATCCCTTACTACAGCTCCAACACCTGCCTTATGAAGATCATAGAACATCGCCCCATCTACATTTAACTTACGGAAGCCAGTAGAAGGAGTATTCCAATAACAGTGTTTTTCTACTTTAGCATTTGGAACATTCCGATTAATACTATATGCAGTCGTTAAGTTTGTAAGgatcgtgcagtcgttttgaaaaagagtaaggtctactattaaaaaattaatttttttcaaagtgattgtgtGGCGCTTGCgtactcacgactgtaactatcatttttcttctaaaaaaccATTTTATTCCTAAACCAGAAAGCCCAagccaagagaaaaaaatatgtcaAACAGTTCCTGATCTCCCCTTTGCTCAACACCaacataaaattatcaaaataccacatttttaagtaaatgatttcaaattatttaatgcTATCCAACAAATacacttaaatagttaaaaaaaattagagaattaCCTTATGtgaattctaaaaaaattaaaatctccgTTAAGCATTATTATTCGCAGTGCacctttttaatttaattatctattattattttagttaaaatagaTGGCACCATGGCTGGCCAAATAATAATACACGTACAACCTCTTTTACAACCCTTCCTACaatcatatttcaaattaaagattatacataaaataatgttacctttataaattattttacaaaattagtcatttaaaataagattatgaaaatgattataAGCGTATCATTTTCCGAACAAATGATATGATCTACTGGACCATTTCAAAATGTTACTCGACAACAATGTCTTGTGATTGTTGTTACGAGTTGTGCTATTTGAAAACCTTTACAGCATACGTCATCCAAgtggcataatttaatttgtaagatttaaattttaaaatcaatctttcaaattatattatgtcacgtaataGAATGTGATTAAAGACTTTcaaatagaaatatttataatataacacTATCACCTGCGCTCTTTTATTCTTACCAAAATCTTGAAGGATGTCAATACATtgatccaaaaattttaaatgcaagAAAGACAATCCaatactaaaaagaaaaagaaaagtagcaTATGGACGAgattctcttcctttcttcttttatctttttcgaACTGATCGTTACATTCTACCATCATCATCTTtgctaattacaaaatattacaatttacaagCTTACTAGCTAGTTTTGCAAGGTCCAGGGTGTCTAAATCACGTTCCtttaattaatgtttttgttgtCGCGGCCTCTCCTCGCATCGCATCCATCCCAAAAATAGACTAATGACATATGTCAATGCACTGTCATCTCCAGCAGCTGAATCGTCCATGGCTGCATTTGTTGTGGTTATAGTAGTTCACCTTGCCGTAGCTGTGGAAGCTGCTTCAACAGCTTGATCAGCTCATAAGTCTTTGTGTCTTGGCCAGAACAAAGGCAAAGGTCAAGTGGGGTCAAACCATCCTGAGAAGAGGGAGCATAAACTgttattatcaaaattataaattttaaatcaatcatAATGGAAACCAGGAGGAGAATTTACAGAGATGACACTCAAATACGGTACTTTAAAACAGCAAAAAGTTGTGATTATGTGATAATAACATAAGATACTCTGTCCAAGTCAATGGCATTCAACATCATTTCAGATATATTATTGATCAAGAATAATGTCAAGGAATGAAAATTAACATCTAgaatttttttcatgctttaGAAGAATAAAAGCAATTTCGTATCTTGTGCATAACTGAACCCAGTCGAAAAATGGATCATCAGAGGTTTATAccttaaggccccgtttggttgcaagactcaactgagatcaactcagttcagtctaattttaagttgagtctaacatccaaacacccaattctcaaattactaaactcatctcaattcaaaacatccttacacgtgggacccacaacctttttcaactcaatacatctttatacgtggaacccacaacctttttcaatttcttataaatagtactaaactcattttaacatccaaacacatttaaactcattttagatcgGTTCCACATAACTCACTCCatctactcaactcactactattcataaagaactcaactcagttcaacattcaaacacagcCTAAAACACTCCAAACACATCTCTACTAATTTACCTTGTTTCTTATGGTCTTGTCAGCTcctttgatcaataaaagtcTCACTACATCTGTTCTCTTGGCTTGAACGGCAAGATGTAACGGGGTCCAACCATCCTGAATTCGACGAATAAAAACACACTCAAcaaaatgattggaatccaataaaaatacacGTAAGCAACAAAGGGATATTGTTGACCATACATTGTCCTGACGGTTGATATCAACATTATACAGAACAAGAATTTTAATTGCCTGACTGGAAGCTGTTTGGACTGCATAGTGCATCAAGGTGGCCCCATCCTGTTTTTGCACAAAAATCATAAGAGGCAGTCAAATCAGTTCATAGAAAAGGATACTCGTTATATTAATACATGCACATCTCATGAAGAAACAGGACCACAGCCACCAGCTACCGGCATCTCATTGGTGCTATTCAACTGGTCTATGCTTCATTAAAGTAATGTATAGCACACCACAGAAACATACCATAGCCATCTAGAGTTGCTAACAAACTATTATtcactaattttttttgtatgtaactattattcactattaataatgatgatgacaATAGAGATCCATTTATGTATTGAGAAGTAAATAGCTAAAATATAACCAACTAGATTTATGAATAAATGCATTTTAAGCAAATTTCTTAGAAGTGTGGAAACACGAGACAAATGCCCATAATCAACAAAGGGCATGTTTCAATGTAAGGTAAGATCATCAATAGTAGAATTATGTTTGTGAATAGCtgtaaaatctttttaagaTGAGGTTTTGATACATTTGATGAATAGTGAAAAAATATTCTATGTTaatacaataaacaaaataaaaaaccaatttatgaaagaaaaaaaaaaagtggaggcAAACGTGGTAGCAGGTTGCCATCACCACGGTGGCCATCCTGGACTGCATAAAACCACCAGTGGTCATCCTGGCCACCATGGGCAGCCAGACACATTGGCTTCTACGGGAAGCGTCGCGGCCGCCTGTCGCAGCCAAAGTGTCTGCCTGTGAAGGGTGACCCAGATTGGACCACTCATTGCAGCCAGAAAACCCTGGCCACCACGGTGGCAGGATCCCGCTGTCTTTGGTGGCAAGAGGAGCCACCAACCCATGGGGCtgaatttgtttatatataaatatgattaaaaaatgatttgttgagttttttatgtttttaagaaCTTTAGTAAGATGAATTATATGTTTGTAAGTTtgggaataagatgagatgagaaaatatCTTTAGATTTTGTGTTACCCAGACATACCCAAAATCTTAACTGTAAATCTCCGAAGGTACAATGAGTTATTGGGCACTGCAACTGAAATACAATAGACTAGTTGTCCATGTTGTAGGCTCTATAGGCTTGCACTATATGATAGAGTAAATGCTCTGGTGAAAATGAGATGGAGGTCATCGGGGGTCAAAGGTTAGGAAATGCAGATGTGCAATGCGTGCGACATAAAGGAGATTCAGAGATGGGAAGGCACATCCAGAACAATGCCACATCCAGGTTGGAATGAAATAAGACTGGTTGGGATGATAGATCAATAGGAGTAGAATGCAGTGTTGGGATGCTTGTGGCATTGTGGAGGCCCAATAGATCAGTCCACTCCTCTCGCTTTATTACAGAGCTTAAATCAAAATCtatcaacaacaaaattatttttccagAACCAGTTCGCATAAATATGCTCcacaaaagaaatgataggTAATCAGAGGTGTAGAACCGGGCCGGATTTTTTCCCGGTCCAGTCCGAAACCCGGAATCTGGGGCTTGAGAGAAACCCATATCCGGTTACAAATCCGGTTTTATGACCtggttatccgtaaccgggtctcttttttaaaaaaaaaaattcttgcttccaaaacaacgtcgtttatttattttgtattagtcTAATTAGttatgatgtattattatttattttgctttttgtaaattaatattttgcattgtgatgtaacaacaatattatttatttattttatttaaaaaaaaaacttttaaaaagtgtttaaattattttttttaaaaaatctgggCAATGTAAACatgatatcataatttttttttaaaaaagtgctataaaaatattttttaaagtttaaacagttttttttttaaagtaataataaatctGGATTAAATCAGGTtacaatccggatatccggatttatagccaaaaaagggaaaaaaaatccggATATCAAGATTGAATCCAGTTATCCGCCCGCATTATTTCCAAATTAATCTGGGCAGATAACCGCCCGGTTTTAGAATCCAGGTCTGGATCCGGTTATgtccggatatccggatccggttgCACACCCCTAGGTAATCTGctccacaaaatttttttttttttttttttttataagtataatcTGCTCCACAAAACTTAGGATGGCATCCATTCACATGTTTAGATTCCATTCGACTGAATATGTTTGATAATGTAACTGAAAATTACCAGATAAATTTCAACTCACTTTATCAAGAACGAATGGATTAGCTGACTCTCTCAAAAGATAGTTTGTAATGGCCTGCTTTTTTCCAATTATCGCTTTGTGAAGAGCTGTCCAACCATCCTGGAAAGGATATAAAAATTCGGGGCTCAAATCGAGAGCAGAAGATCAATATGTAGAACTTTTAGAACTTCCCAGCATTTTATATAAGGACTGTTTTGTGTACCTTATCCACAGCATTAATATCGACATTATGTTTCAACAAAGCATCCATAAGGTAAAACTCTCCAGATGCAGCAAGAGTGTGCAAAGGTAGCCACTTGTCCTGAAAATGATCCCACCAGAAGTGATGAATGGACTCTAATTAGGGCGAAACGGAAGTTTGTTGAGAGAGCTATTTTGGGCAGCACTATCTTTAAACTTGCCAACCGTTTTAACTTTCTCATTTTGACACCAAAATCCATGAAGACTGAGCATCAGCaactagtttttaaaaaataaaaaataaaagctatTCTAGGAATGatagaaagtgaaaaaaaattaaaagaaagtaGAAAGAAACAGAACAACTATCCAATGGTCATGGTCCTAGTGAAACATACCGAGGTTGCACCTGCCACATCAGGTTTCTTCATCTTCAGCAGAAGCTTTTCCTCCTTGGTAAACAACTTGCGACGCCCTATTTATTCAAGCATAGAACATAAGGATGATTGCAACTAAGGACATAAGAATTATCTGTGTCAGATAGAAACCACAAACCAGTTTCTTCCAATCTTAACAGAACAATGCGTgtgaaaagaaatttgtgtaCTGAACGATTAAATTACATGCCAATGAACTACTAAGATACATAAGCACAGTAAGAAACTAAAGTAACATTAAAGAAATTAGCCAACCCCAAATGCAAGCAACATTCTGCTGGATTAGGATCCTCAAATTTCTGGGATAAATCAACGGTAGAGGTTCATATTTTATTGTCTCAGCATTCTTTTGTAAGTACATTTTATTGTCTCGGCATTTAACATGTCTAAAACTACCTTTAGTTCATTGTATTTCATTAAGTTTTAGCCTGATTAAGCTGAACTTacaaaattcaaatcatttaattatttttacgaTTATTGGTCAAGTTATACAAAATCTAAAAGGATCGTGATCCAAGCTAATCTAATTTCACTTACTTTTGCAACAAAATCTTACGTGCACACCTACACAATCCATTTCTTTGGAACAGAATCAGTAAATTTCAAATCTGCAATGCAATGCTAAAATTTAAGCCTAGGAAAAAAAAGCATGAAGTAAAGTAACAACCTTCGGAGGAATTATCTTCACCAGGCACATAATTCTCACTATTGAAGAACTCCGTCACATCCTCCAAGCCCCTACCATAAACCGCCCACCTGGGATTCTTGGGCGCGACTCGCTCGCTCGATGACGCAGGCGCGTTCACTTCAGCTACTTCTTcccccttctcctcctcctccaccaccggGAACTGTGAAGGATTGTCGAGCACGAGTGGCTTCAGCTGCGCCAGCTTGGCCTCCTTTAACTCCTGCAGGACGTTCACATTCCTGATGGGCTCGTaacccttcttcctcttctcgaCCCGGCTGCCGTACTGCAATTTCTGAGCAATCTTACGCCTCTCTTTCTTGGTGATATTAATCTCCGCTTGGACTTCCTTCCACTGGTCCGGGACAAGATTCTCGGTCTGGATCTCCGCGACTGGTTTCTTGTGCTTGTTCTTGTGCTTGGGAGGGGGAGGGGAAGCCTCGAAAGCGACGTCATCTTCGATGAAAGGGTCGTCGAACACGCCATCCTCGAAAACGACGCAGTCGCCAACGACATGGTCCTCTAGGAGGTCGTTATGGAGGCCGTTATGGAGGGGAAGAAGCGAGGAGGTGGTAGGTAAGGAGTGGGGTTTTCTAGGGAGGTTTAGGGTGGCGGTAATGGGGTTGGGAGTGAGGtagatggagagggagagggagagggagaatggGCGGTGTGTGGGGAGGATAGCGAAGATTTTGGGATGGGTTTGGGCCCCATGGGAGCTGAGCAGAAGAGCGGAGGAAGAGGTGACTGACATTGCTGGGGAGGAATGAGCCCCGCGGGTAAAGCTTCTTCTTTCGATTGACTGAAGGAATTGGATTGGGTTCGTTTGTCGTCAAcagcaaaaaaataatactttttagaTTCTTTTCAATTTAATGGTTTAAATATTAACTCTTTGTTTAGGTGCaattatatttcttatattttctctatactaTATTTTGAGAATGCAGCAAATATTTTGAGgttttaagatatattttttttttatgaaaaaatctatttataagtcttATATTTTATCCATATCTGATCTGGAAGCTTTTTATATCAGTTAtgctattttaattctttttaaattataataaatctcattataaGTGAAATGTTAACCTGCCGATTTATGTATAGCAAAACTCGttggttattattttttagtggatTAAATGATGTGTAATCAAAACAACACGAGTTAGCTTTAAATTGGCCGAAGGGTGTCTATATGAGCATGGTGTTATGTAAAAAGCATgatgaatgaaaggaaatggctaaaaaattttattaatcatcttCTTAATCATCATTCTCTCGTCGTTCTCATACGTGGCATCAAATGAttgaatgataaataatttttcaataatttaattccATGTTAGATAATCTTACTTGTCAAGACTGCATATCAAGTAATCTAGGAAAATTAGTATATCATAAATCCACATAGAGAGCCTGTTACAATCTTGTTAACATGtataattttaagatgagtGCTATAAACACAAAGGggttacacaaaaataaatg belongs to Juglans regia cultivar Chandler chromosome 8, Walnut 2.0, whole genome shotgun sequence and includes:
- the LOC109006171 gene encoding ankyrin repeat domain-containing protein, chloroplastic, which encodes MSVTSSSALLLSSHGAQTHPKIFAILPTHRPFSLSLSLSIYLTPNPITATLNLPRKPHSLPTTSSLLPLHNGLHNDLLEDHVVGDCVVFEDGVFDDPFIEDDVAFEASPPPPKHKNKHKKPVAEIQTENLVPDQWKEVQAEINITKKERRKIAQKLQYGSRVEKRKKGYEPIRNVNVLQELKEAKLAQLKPLVLDNPSQFPVVEEEEKGEEVAEVNAPASSSERVAPKNPRWAVYGRGLEDVTEFFNSENYVPGEDNSSEGRRKLFTKEEKLLLKMKKPDVAGATSDKWLPLHTLAASGEFYLMDALLKHNVDINAVDKDGWTALHKAIIGKKQAITNYLLRESANPFVLDKDGATLMHYAVQTASSQAIKILVLYNVDINRQDNDGWTPLHLAVQAKRTDVVRLLLIKGADKTIRNKDGLTPLDLCLCSGQDTKTYELIKLLKQLPQLRQGELL